One part of the Schistocerca piceifrons isolate TAMUIC-IGC-003096 chromosome 7, iqSchPice1.1, whole genome shotgun sequence genome encodes these proteins:
- the LOC124805374 gene encoding cuticle protein 16.5-like, translating to MFKTVFVVLALAAACLASPAPKPAPGLLSAGIVAAGPVAYTAPAVAAAPVAYTAAAYPAAYAAAYSAYPAARAVYYG from the exons ATGTTCAAGACT GTGTTCGTCGTGCTCGCCCTGGCGGCCGCTTGCCTGGCCAGCCCCGCCCCCAAGCCGGCCCCCGGCCTGCTCTCGGCCGGCATCGTGGCCGCCGGCCCCGTCGCCTACACCGCCCCCGCTGTAGCCGCCGCCCCCGTTGCCTACACCGCCGCTGCGTACCCAGCCGCTTACGCCGCCGCTTACAGCGCCTACCCCGCTGCCAGGGCCGTCTACTACGGCTAA